The following DNA comes from Diceros bicornis minor isolate mBicDic1 chromosome 7, mDicBic1.mat.cur, whole genome shotgun sequence.
ATAAATATATGCTAGTTGGTTGTGACAGGCTAGCTTTCTAACTTTCTTCCTCTTTACAGATAAGTGACGAAAGTTCCATATCATAATCCAGGTTTGGCAGCATCCAACTATTCCAATGTCAATTACGATATGTTTATCCTCATTGGCATCCCTGGCCTGAAGGAGCTACACATGTGGATTTCCATCTCCCTCTGCTTGATGTACCTGGTGGCTGTGTCAGGAAATGTCatcttgatctgtgtggtggcagTGGAGCACAGTCTTCATGAACCCATGTACCTCTTCCTCTCCATGATGGCTCTTTGGGATCTGATTTTATCCACATCCACATTACCGAAAGCCCTGAGCATCTTCTGGTTTGATGAAGTGGACGTCTCCTTTGGTGGCTGTGTAACCCAGCTCTTCTTTATGCACTTTGCTTTTGTAGTGGAATCAGGCACTACATATGTGGGTGTTCCACCTGCACTGCCCATATTCCAGGCAGTGTAGGCCAGTCTTGCACTTCCCACCCTTCAGAAGCCCCTATGGGAATTTTCAAGGAAATTTTACCTTGCTCCATACCCATGGAACTTTCTTCTTCTCAGCTGTCTGCTCAGATTCCTGGCATATTGTGGGGTATAGAGAaagtatttttgtgtttttcctaAGTTGGACTTTCtgaataaatttggcaaattctTGGGATCCTTGGCTAAGAGCACATCTTGGGAAATTAATTTACAATATAGTTAGTGAGATAACTACAGAGAGTGAGAGAACTCCAGGGAGATTTCCCTAACTCCCGAAGTATGAAGACATGGCTGGGTTTTAGAGCTAGAGACAatgatcttctcttttccctggaTTGATTTCCTGATTTATTTCCCATTAGTCACCATGGAAAATTTCCAGAAGGAGACGAGGTAGGTGGAGGAGAAATAGTCTTTCTGGATTTTATAAGcagaaaaaatgcatttttcttcattccttgACTTTGTAAGCATAGGACATTCATATGCATAGGACATTTGACCTGGCCTTCATTGTGTAGCCCTAGGGGTAAGAATCAGGTGTAGGGAACtgttattatttgctttttaagtgaATAATGATAATCTGTCCCTGATCCAGAACACTTTGTGTGTACACTCAGGATAAAATTGATAACATGAATATTTAAAACCCAATACATGCTCAGTAAAAACTTCCAGTGTAAATGGTCTTCTACTTCCAACTCAACCCCATAAGTCTTGGGTGGCTGCTATCTGCATGCCTATCCCTATATATCCCTCTCACTCTATTCCCTGTAGCCACATAAATCCATATATCTAAAAGAGCCTATGTAAATCGCAATAAAATAATGTGTTACCTGCTACCAAACAATACTACCAAGCTTAGGAATATGAAGGGTCATTGGAAAAAAAATGACCAAGGGGATGTAAAAAGCAGAATTCAGAAGAAAAGAGCCCAATAGAATGGCTGAAGCTCAAGTGTAGCTATAAAGGTCTGAAGTCATGGCCTGAGTCACACTCAGGCCTGTGAGTTGAGCTTCAAGAGGATTGTAGCCAGTGGTGTGTTGGTGAATGCTTAATAACTGGCTTTTGGGGGTTTGATTTGTAGATTTGCTGATTCACAAGGTGTAGATAGTCCCACTATGACTGATTTCATGCTATCAATATGATGTTGACCTCCtggaaaaatttctgaaaatttaaccCTTGGTTCTCACAAGCCAGAACAGTCTCTAGCACACCACCAATTGTACTATCTCTTATTAGGCCTGACACACTGGGATTAGAATGAGCCTGAAAACTACAGCTTTAGTTTGATTCAGAAAAGATGTGAACAAGTGAGGTGActatgccaaagaaagcctgttTCACCGGGTGGTAGGGTAGTGAGTGGGTAAAAACAaagactttggaatcagacagacatATTAGCTATATACTCGTCATATATTATTAGTATGACATTGAGCATATTACTTAACTTTTTTATTAAGGTGggattcacataacataaaatttgccattttaactattttacagTGTGAAAGTTAGTAGCTTTTAGttcatttacaatgttgtgcaactatcaccactatctaattccagaacatttcatcactccaaaagaaaTTTCATACTCACTAAGCAGTCACTTTCTATTTCACCTTCCCCCATTCACCTGGCAACTACTAAttaactttctgtctctatggatttgcctgttcttgacTTCtgatataaaaggaatcatacaatacgtcagccttttgtgtctggcttctttcacttagcataatttcttcaagattcatccatgttatattatgtatcagaacttcattcctttttatagctgaaaacTATTCCGTTGTTTAGATTTAACACAtttgttttatccattcatcaattgatataCATTTGatgtgagttgtttccacttttttggctattataaataatgctactataaacattcatcTACAAGTTTTGggttgaacacctgttttcaattctttttggtatacacctaggagtaggattgctgggtcatttgataattctatatttaagtttttgaggaactgtcaaactgttttccatagagactgcatCATTTTCCATCCCCACTAGTAATGTATCAAggttccactttctccacattctcaccaatacttgttattgcccattttaaaaaaaaaattatagttattCTACTGGGTGTGAAATAGAACCACCAAAAggaattgaaaaattatttcccTTCACTCTCATTCCTACCCACATTCAAGCTAAGCTTCAGATTCCAAAGGGAACAGCATGCATGAAgtccagaaagaaaagagaacataGTTTGTTTGAAAAATCGAAAGAAGTACAGGGTAATTTTAGCATAAAGTGCATGTGAAGGAAAGAGTGAGGAATGGGGAGAGTTGGGTCAGTGGACACCAAGCGATAACTGGTTAGCACCAATCATGCCATAAAAGGCTTTGAAGTTATGTTAGGGTATTTGGGTTTTATTCCAAGCAAAATGAGTAACTCTTGAGTGATTTTAAGAAGAAGATTGACATGATCTAGTTGGAGTTTAGTAAGACCACTCTagtttctgagaaaaaaatagttgggagaagaaaaaaatttgaggTAGCAAATTCCCAAATGAGGCTGCTGAAAACaatccaaaacagagataaagTAGTGATCATGTTTTAATGTGAAACATGTGAATTAAATTAAAGGATATTCAGAAGACACAATCAATagcaaatcaatttttaaataattaaagaaaataaatgcgaTAGAGAGAAAGGCTTTGACATGGAAAACTAATTGAATTCCATACCATTTAATAAGACAGAGAATTCAAGAAAATGTGCTGATTgtgaggaaaggaagaggagaagatggTAATCATTTTGGTTCATGTTGATTTTGAAGTTTCAATGGGATAGCCAAGAGGAGTTATCAAATAGAGAGTTAGCtatgtgagacagagaaagaattgaGACTGGAGTTTTAGACTTGAGAATTTTCAATACACAGATGGTTATTGAATTTATGAGCTTAATGTGTGCTAAACAAATTTTACCTCACAATGAGGCTATGAATGaagtactattttttcttttaatttatcaaTAGGAAATTGAAACAGGATAAAAGGACCAAGGTAAGAGTACAAATTTCAggaatttatgtttttgatggTAGAAAATAAGGATACTTGCATATGATGCCTATCATTTTCTTAGGACTTGAAAAATCCTTACGTGTCTCCCTCTAATTCTACCGATGattttcttcaaagaattaaGGTCTTGAAATTCATAGGAATTGGATCCATTATTAGAGGGCTTCCTGCTACTGATTTACATAAGAAATTCTATTAAATCAGTATTATTACTTAACTTCCCACAATCTTTCTTTCCATGTTCTCGTCTCCAGATCACTACATCCCTTTAGGAAAGAACAGAAGGATGATCTTGTCCCTTATCTGCTTTGTTTTTACACCATAAATGATGGGATTGAGTGCAGGAGGAATTGCCACATAGAGGTTGGCAAACATAATGTGAAAAGTGTGAGAGATATTGTGGCCAAAGCGGTGAGTAAGGACGGAGAACATGGCTGGTGTGTAGAATATGAGAATGACACCGACATGAGAACCACAAGTGCTGAGGGCTTTCTGGCGGGCATCTCTGGATGCAAGGTGGAAAACAGCATGAAGGATGAGAGTGTAGGAAATACCAATGAGGATCAGGTCTGAGATAATAGTCATTATAGGCGCAGCAAAGCCATACCAGATATTGATGGAGATATCAGCACAGGCGAGCCGGGCCACGCCTATATGCTCACAGTATGTGTGAGGGATGATATGCGTCCTGCAGAAAGGCAAATGTTTCACCAGGAAAACAACAGGCAAAATAACAATAAAGCTCCGACCAACAATGCCCACCATGATCTTGACAATTGTCTTAGATGTCAAGATGCTCGTGTATCTCAAAGGGGAGCAAATGGCCATGTAACGATCAAATGCCATGCCCAACAAGATGGCTGAGTCCAGGAAAAAGCTGAAGTGGAGAAAGAACAACTGGGTGAGGCAGCCAGGAAATGTGATTTCCTGAGCTCTCAACCAGAATATGCCAAGTGTTTTGGGGACACACGTGGTGCATAATATGAGGTCCGCAGAGGCCAACATTGAGAGGAAGAGGAACATGGGTTCATGGAGGCTGCAGTCCATAGTGATGAGGTAGAGAATGATGCCATTACCTGTAAGGGCCACAAGGTAGATAGCGAAGAAAGGAATCCCAATCCAGATGTGGAACTTCTCCAGACCTGGGATCCCCACCAAAATGAAGGAGCCTGGATTGAAACTGGTAAAATTTAGTGTGGCCATCATGGTGATTGTCATTCCCTAAGGACAAAATATAATATTCAACTCCTGAGACTAACTGGTCATAAATTCCCTTTAAGTCTTTTCTACAACTaagatcccttttttcccatCACAAAACAAACATAAGGAAAACATGATCTACCTCTTGTCATGACCTCTGCAGCATTTACCAAGAGTTGCCAAGAGATCTCAATTAAACCAATCATTCCCTATGTATGGACATTACTATAACCATATTGTTTCTATATTGGGACAATGTACCCACAGATCACGACCTGGCAGCATATTGGCCCTTTGTTGTCAACTAAAATTCCAAAATTATCTTACCCTCACCAAGTAACTTAGTCTGAGATTTCTCAAAGATGCAAGTGTTGAATAGTCTACCTGGCATGAGTCTCAGTAATATCTTCACTGAGGTATCCATTCAGAGAAATAACAGGGACCATATGTGAATTAGCAAATCTACATTCTCAATGTATTATTAGTACTCTGGTGAGCCAATCTACTACTGCCTACTTGCCTCCCTCTCTTCAATATCTGGAAGAAAATTTCCATCTAAACACTCCTCTGTCAATTCATCAACAGTTCTCCAAGACTTATTATCTTCTTCCTTCTGCCAACTTTATGATCAGCTACCTCACTTTGTCCTCAAGTCATTCTCCCACTGCTGAAGCATGGTGATCTGAGGGTTGACTGtga
Coding sequences within:
- the LOC131408063 gene encoding olfactory receptor 52H1-like, which gives rise to MTITMMATLNFTSFNPGSFILVGIPGLEKFHIWIGIPFFAIYLVALTGNGIILYLITMDCSLHEPMFLFLSMLASADLILCTTCVPKTLGIFWLRAQEITFPGCLTQLFFLHFSFFLDSAILLGMAFDRYMAICSPLRYTSILTSKTIVKIMVGIVGRSFIVILPVVFLVKHLPFCRTHIIPHTYCEHIGVARLACADISINIWYGFAAPIMTIISDLILIGISYTLILHAVFHLASRDARQKALSTCGSHVGVILIFYTPAMFSVLTHRFGHNISHTFHIMFANLYVAIPPALNPIIYGVKTKQIRDKIILLFFPKGM